From a region of the Triticum aestivum cultivar Chinese Spring chromosome 7D, IWGSC CS RefSeq v2.1, whole genome shotgun sequence genome:
- the LOC123164945 gene encoding putative glycine-rich cell wall structural protein 1 — MAGTKLVALGFVALLVVGLSNAARVARLSSAEGQGQGGGVGGGTGTGAGAGSGGGDGSAGSSVSTSGSSDHARASSGGGGSGGGGGGSGGSGYGSGSGSGSSSSTSRGAGRAWIGGGRTDAGGAGGGGGAGRGDGDQGSSGHGDGSGFGSGSSKVDSEGYYGATGYANGGGNGDGGGHGEGGGYGNGGGNGSGYGNGEFP, encoded by the coding sequence ATGGCTGGTACCAAACTTGTAGCACTTGGTTTCGTTGCCCTGCTAGTAGTTGGACTATCCAATGCTGCACGGGTAGCTAGATTGTCTAGCGCAGAGGGGCAAGGTCAGGGAGGGGGAGTGGGAGGTGGAACCGGAACCGGTGCCGGGGCAGGGTCTGGGGGTGGCGATGGGTCGGCTGGCAGTAGCGTTAGTACGTCTGGGTCGTCGGATCATGCCCGGGCTAGTTCCggtggtggtggtagtggtggcggtggtggcggtagTGGTGGCAGTGGGTATGGCTCTGGGTCAGGGTCAGGATCTAGCTCAAGTACTAGCCGTGGTGCCGGAAGAGCATGGATTGGCGGTGGGCGCACTGACGCCGGAGGTGCCGGCGGTGGTGGGGGCGCCGGAAGAGGAGACGGTGACCAAGGTTCTAGTGGCCATGGCGATGGCTCTGGCTTTGGGAGCGGCTCCAGCAAGGTGGACAGTGAAGGCTATTATGGGGCAACTGGCTATGCTAACGGTGGCGGCAATGGTGATGGTGGAGGTCATGGCGAAGGTGGTGGATACGGTAATGGTGGAGGGAATGGGTCAGGTTATGGCAACGGTGAATTCCCTTAA